DNA from Candidatus Zixiibacteriota bacterium:
TGCCTCCGCTAATGCTTTTTCAGGCCGCTTTTGGTGGGATTTAGCTATCAGATGCAATATGATTTCAGAATCGGAGGTTGTGGAAAATATAGAACCATTCGATTCCATTTTACGGCGCAAGCTTTTATAATTCGTGAGATTTCCATTATGCCCTAAGGCCAGCAAACCATTTTTACATTTTATCAATAGCGGTTGAATATTAGTTGTTGATGAAGAACCGGTAGTTGAATAGCGGTTATGGCCAATAGCCATTCGACCTTTCAATTTCTTTAACCGGTCAAGTGAGGAAAATACCTCGTCAACTTTACCCATCCCGCTTTCCAAATAAATTATTTTGCCATTGCTGGCGGCAACCCCGCAGGATTCCTGTCCGCGATGTTGAAGCGCATAAAGACCTAAGTATGTTAATACCGCAGCATTTCTTGTTCCCGTAATGCCAAAGACACCGCATTTGTCAGCAATCATTAAAATTACCTCAATTGTCAAACTAATATTTCAACGAGCAATAAATATTATTGACTAAAGCATATTTGTCAAGTATATTACTAAATAAATAGCTTCTTATTAATAATAGATTGTAGAAATTTAGTTAAGCTTTTTATGGATAAGTATAAAATTTACAACTTAATCGATACTCTTCAGGAGTTACCCAGAACCCCGCCGGATAATCTTGCCAAAAGAGTTATTGATGGAATTAATGCTTTTTTCCAGCCTACAGCGGCGATGGTTAAAATAGTTTTCCCTGATAAAAGAATTTTTCAACATTCGATAGGAGATATATCAAACCAAGAGTTATTAAAGCATTATGAAAAGCAGATGTCCGGCCTTGATGTTAATTCAGCTCAATTCGTAATCGAGAAGGAACCGCCACAAGTCATTTCTGTGGTTGGCTTAAAGCGTTTGGATGATTTTAGCGGCGGCATTTCGGTTATGGTAGATGACTTCAATCCCTTTAAGCATATCCTAAGGCAAGTTATTGAGCTTTTTATAAACAATATCAGTTTAGCGCTTACAATGCAGTCATTGGAACGTAAAATAGAACTTGATAAGCTTTTAGTTCCGGTTTATGCTGATATTAAACGCTTTGAAATTGAATATATTCTTGCATATTATGAAAACAATCCTCAGTCAGCTATATTAATCGGGGCGGGTGGTCATCAGCAATTCATTCTACCGAAACAGCTTCCACAAATGATTACCGTCGATTCGGGGCATGTTTCCCCAGAGCATAAAAAAGGAATTTGCGATCTTCTGCCATCAAATCTGAAATTTAGAAACATCGACTGGGATAGTTTTACCGTGGGCGGGAGTTCAATAAAAGCGTTATTTGCCGGCAATTTCAAAAATCGGCAAATAATATTTTCCAAATTCAGAAGCTTAATCTCGGATATTGATTTTCCAACAAGCTATCATGAAACAATAGAAGCATTTAAGCTATTAAAAAAAGACCACACATTAATTGTCAAAGGTGAAAAAATAGCGGCAATATTAGAGACGGCAGTAGCAATCAACCATGAAATTAATAACCCGCTAACAGCAATACTTGGTAATGCGCAGCTGCTATTATTGCATCATGAAAACATGCCGAAGGAAATTAAATCGAAAATTGATATTATTGAAAAAAGCGCCTTTCGAATCCGCAGCGTTACTCAAAAATTAATGGCAGTAATTGAACCTATAACTACAAGCTATTCAGATAATTTAGACATGTTGGATATAGATAAAAGCATAGACCGAATAGATCAAGATGCCGAATAATCGCTAAATAATTATTTTTACCGATATTATGTAATAATAAAAAATATGAACAATCCTAAGATTAAACCGGTCTTTGCCTTCCATCACAAAACAATAATTTAACATATTGTATGCCAATGCATTACAAGAATGCTGCTAATCGCCTGAAAAAATATATTCGGATAAATTCAGAGGAATCAAGCGGCATTACTTATTCATACTAATATCTAAATAGCCGAGCATATTTACTCTAAGTGTAACTGGTTTTTGTGGTTACATTATATTAAAGGATTTTCCCTTGGGTGATATCTACAATTCAATAGTCATATATTTAATGCTTGACAATTTTATATTTATTTTTATACTAATTATGTGAGTAATTCTGAGAAATAATTAACCTTATGATAATAAAATAAGAAGTAATACTTAAATATTTTTGGAGGTAAGTTTAAAATGCCAAAGAAGTACTTAGTAGTAATGTTAGCCAGTATGGTAGTTTTAACTCTGGCAGCATTTTCTAACACGAGTCATGCCCAGGATACCAGAGATAGCGTTTTCCTCTGGTATGGTAATGTTGATAGTTCACCGCTGTATACCAGTATTGATGATACTCTTCGTTTTGGTATCTCATTTGCTTGCAGCTCTGATGTTTGGGTTGCAGATTGTCATTTTTGCATCGGCGCTTTAGATCAATATATCGACTCGATGTTATTTCAGACTCATGCCGTGTATTTCTATCCCTTTACAGCCTGGCAGGTAGCGGAATTTACACCTGTCTATCATGAGGCTCCGGAAATGCCAGAGGGCGTGTCGAGTCAATCATTTATTGGATTTGCTACATACAATGAACCGGCACCATGGCTTCATTTCACATTTCCGCATTTAGTATTGACTTGTGCGGTAACCACCGCAGATGATGTTGCCAATATAGGTGATGAAGTTTACGCAATTAATGATCAAGGCCGAAATCCATTCCAGGGACCTTCTAATGCCGGTGATACTAATGGCGGCGCCGGTTATCAGGTTTTCGAATATTATAGCGAGGTCTATTTCTTGGGCGGAGGCCATGTTGAGGGACATATTACAAACTTTTCCGGAGACCCGATAGAGGACGCTACTATTACCGATAGCGAAACCGATAAAGCAGCATATTCGGATGACGAAGGTTTTTATCGCATAGGACTTTATCCTGGCGTTCATGATCTCACATATTCTCATCCGTTTGCCGCTGAGGATACTACAGTGGCCGGTATTACAATTGTTGAGAATGAGGACCAAACAATTGATATAATCTTTCATCAATTGGGCAGCATTTCCGGCACTGTTAACGACAACGATGCTCAACCGGTTGAAGGAATTGTTGTTCAACTAATTAACGAGACATACGACACAACTGATGCTAATGGCTGCTACGAATTTCTCGGCCTGCAGCCCGACTCCTATGATATTGCTTTTTCGCACTCTGATTATAGAGACACCACTATAACGGGAGTTTCTGTATTATACGACCAAACCACCACGGCTGATGTGGTTATTCACATGCTTGGAGCGATTTCCGGCTTGATTAAAGATACTCATAATCAGAATATTAATGGCGCAATTGTAACTTTTGATGGCAGTGTGGATACAACCGGCACTAACGGCGCTTATTCGTTTGACCGTATTGATGCCGGAACATACAACATGACCGTAACACATGACGGTTTTGTTGACACAACGGTTGCAGGAATAGTTATTAATCTCGATGATGCTGTTGAATTAACTGTTGAAATGAGACGCTATGGTGGAATTGCCGGTATTGCCTTTGATAACATAACCAGCATTCCCATTCAAGGCGTTATAGTAGTTTTAAACACTGGTGCCGTAGATACTACTGACGGAGCTGGCTTTTATGGATTCAATCCTCTTGATAATGGAACATATGAGGTTACTTTATCGCATGATGATTATGATGATACTACTATATCCGACATTGAAGTTGTTTATGATACTATTACTCACGTTACCGTAGGAATGGATCCGCATTTAGGCATAGGTGATGATAAAGCTAGTATTCCCGAAGAGTATTCTCTTAACCAAAACTATCCCAATCCGTTTAACGCCAACACTAATATCAAGTATGGCTTACCGGAAGATGCCTATGTAACTATCGCTATCTATGACCTGCTTGGCCGTCATGTTGAAACTTTAGTTAATACCCATCTGCAAGCCGGTTATCATCAGGTTACCTGGAATGCTAATAAAGTTACTTCCGGAGCTTATTTCTATACTATAAATGCTAATGATTTCAGCCAGAAAAAGACTTTGATGCTTGTTAAATAGCATTGTCTTGCTTAAGATAATCAAAGCCCGTCTTTATGGCGGGCTTTTTTTTGGGATTAATTTGAGTAGTGGGAAAAGTGGATATATCGCTGTCATTCTATCAAGCGGAGGTCGGGTAAAAGTTGGTGCACGGGGACATACACCAATCACGGGCAGGATGCCTGCATCATGTGGGCGGCAGACTTTCTCGTCTGCCCTTTAGCTGCTTTGCAGCAGACGAGTTCGCCTAAGGGACATCTGCCAGCCATAATGTACACCATCCACGGAAAAGAGGGCTTATGCAATAAGCCCCTACGCGCAATAGCAATATGCTATTCCTCAGGATGGAGTCAACCTAAGGCGGACGACATCCTGAGGACACCCATCGTCAAGACCGCAAGTCCACCTCAGGTGGATTGACCTACTATGGACGGTTAAAGCGAAATTTATCTCAGCAAAAGCATCTTTTGGGTTTGCTTATCATCGCCGGTTTGAAGCTTATAGAAATAAACACCCGATGGCTGATTATCTGCCTGCCATACAGCCTGATGGCTTCCCGGCGGCATCACGCAATTGACAAGGGTTTCGACTTTCCTGCCAAGCATATCGTAAATCGTTAATGTTGCTTTGCCGGTATAGGCAATATTGTAATCGATTACCGTACGAGAATTAAACGGGTTGGGGTAGTTCGACAGGCTCAGTCGGGCAGGCAGAGGGCTGTTGTTGGATGCGATGCCGGTGCCGGTGCGGGTGATTGACCAGACTGACCGCATGGAAGAGGCAAAGAAAAGAGTTGTAGTATCGCCAAGCGCAAACATTATCTCCCCCACGCCGTCGGTTGTATCCATGCCGACATTGAACGATTCCCAGTTCTGACCGCCATTGTGTGATTGGAAAATGCCGTAATGATTGGAAGCGGCAAACATGTTTTGCGGATTTAAGGGATTTATAGTAATGCCGGATACAACAGGAATATCAGGATCCAAAGGTAAATCATTGCTAATATCTACCCAGCTATCACCGCCATCCGTTGTCTCAAAAATGCTAACATCACCCTCTGCAACAAAAATATTATTCGGATCGTCAGGGTGAAACTCGATATCGTTAATATACCAGCCATCAGTTATCGGCAATCTTGATGTTTGTTGCCAGGAGTTGCCTTTGTCTGATGATATAAAGACTCTATTATATGTATCTCCAACTGCTATATAATTCGGATCGGCAGAAGACACCTCAATTGAATTAAAGCTGGAATAAGCCGGTAAGCCGTTTTCGCATCGAAACCAGGACTCGCCTATATCATCAGAATAAAAAAGCCCACTAGTAGAGCAGAGAAAAATCCTTCTATACAAACCATCAAAATATGCAATTCGAATTGTTCTATATCTTATTTCTCCGGGTAAACCGTTATTAAGAAAGTTCCAGGTTTCGCCATAATCTGTGGATCGAAAAATACCGCAGTCATCTACGGGCGGCCAAATAGTATGACCAGTGGATAAATATACATTCTCCGGAAGATACTTATCATAAGCGACTGCATAAATCCACCGATGACCTATATCCCCCATATTAACATAATCCCATGATTGACTGCTATCCGTAGTCTTTAAAAAACCATTTAAAGCGGCAACATAAGCCGATGATGAGTTATGATAATCTAAAGCTAAACTAATAATCCCTAATGAGCATATGTTATTACTAATCTTTTGCCAACTCTCGCCGCTATTCGTACTTCTATAAATACCATCATAGTAGGTTCCAATATAAATTGTACCGCTGGAACTATCAATTTCAATAGTGGTAATTTGCTTGAAATTTAGCCCATTGTTTATACTTTGCCAGTTGTTTCCACCATCTGTGCTTTTAAAAACGCCATCTCGAAATGATGCAGCGTAAATTTCATTTCGGTCACAATGTGAAACTTTAACAGACGTGATAGTCGGATAGCTTAATGGTCTTGGTGCGATATCGAACCAGTGTTGTCCGCCATTTGTAGATTTCCATAAACAACTACTGTCGCTTGGTAATACGGTATTATCTAATGCAAGATAAATAGTATTAGTATTAAACGGGTCAATAGAGATATCCATACCAAAACCTGTTGAATTAATATTGTTATGAATATTGATCCAGGTACTCCCTCTATCAGTGCTTTTCCAAATACCTTCACCATGCTCTAAAGAATTCGCAACAAGCAAATAGATAATATCCGGATCATCCGGGTCAACTGCAAGTGCATGTATTCCTGAATTGTAGGAAATACCTTCTATTCTAAACCAGTTTTGACCGCTATCCGTGGACATCCAAGGGTCAATAAAACCTGCAAATAGCAGATTAGTTTCAACGGGATGAATCATTAAAGCTCGTATTTCATTATGAGGACGAGGTGGAGTAAGAAATGTCCAACTTACACCCGCATCTGAACTTTTAAACATGCCATCGGTGCATGCTATATAAATGGTATCGGGCGCAAAAGGATGTATTGCAATAACGCGCATGCAAGAGAATATATTTCCGTTATCAAGGTGGTTCCAGCTTTCGCCGCCATTCGTTGTCTTATAAATGCCGTTTTCAACTGTGCCTATATATATGATTTGATTATCGAAAGGATGAATGGCTATTGTTTTAACGCTTGAGCCATAAGGACCGTTTGTCGACCAACTGTTTTCATCGGAATAACCATTTGTAAATAATATTCCGATAAACAAGGTGACCAACAGCCAATTTCTTATGATTTCTTTTTTCATATAACAACAATCCCAGCCTTTTACCCAAGATAAATTATAAGCACTTGATTACGCTCAATCCTCAGGTGATAATATCTTTAGCAATTATTCTATTGTAATAGTAATAAAGCAAATCAATGTGGAAATGTCAAGAGAATTTTGATCAGATTGCAGTCAATTGAATGTCGAGCAGAAGTTGGTGCACGAGGACGTACACCAACCACAATGAGGAATCTGTCAGAAGTAACTTCTGACAGCACGTTTTGTCGGGTAAAAGTTGGTGCACGGGGACGTACACCATCCACGAATCGCAGACAGGGTGTCCATGTGGGCGGCATTCGCTCTTAGGCGAACTCGTCTGCCCTTTAGCTGCTTTGCAGCAGACAAGTTCGGCAAGCTGCCGGATTGACCAATGGCTGCTATGCGTAATAGTATATTTTATATTCTATAAAAAGCTGAGATGCCATTCGGCTTCTTATTTGTGATACGGCATGCCCTTGACAATACTAATCACCCTATACAACTGCTCGGTAAACATCACAACCGCAAGCTGACGCGGGAAAGTCATATCGGAAAGGGACAATCTCATATCGGCGAATTTCTGTATCTGCTCGGATATCCCGATTGCGCCGCCAATGACGAAATGAAGGGTAACATCAGACCGCGAACAGTATTCCTCAACAAACTTGGCAAAATACTTGGACTTGAGTTTCCTGCCATGTCTATCGAGAATAACCAAATAATCTCCAACCTTAACATTATCGATTATCCGTTCTCCCTCACGGCGCAATACCTCTTTTTCGTTTTTCCCCTCAGCCAGCTTTTCCTCTTTGATAAACTTTATCTCAAGGTCGCAATATTTACTGGCGAGTTTTCTATAATGCTCAACCCATTCTTTGGCGAACTTATCACGCATTTTCCCGACAATTGTAAGTTTAATTTTAGTCATCGTTCAATAAATTTAATGTAAACCTTTCTATTTCTTGGTCCATCAAAATCGCAAAAAAATATTGCTTGCCAAGTACCAAGGATTAAATTCCCTTTATCTGCTATTACACTAACTGAATTTCCAATCAGACTGCTTTTAATATGTGAATCAGAATTGCCCTCCATGTGTTTGAAACCATCGTTTTGGGGTATAAGTTCCTTGAGATAATCCAGTATATCGCTTTTTACCGATGGGTCTGCTCCCTCGTTAATCGTAACGGCGGCGGTAGTATGAGGCACATATATATAAACCATTCCCGAAAAGCCATCCGGGATATTACCTCTAACATCACCGGTGATATCAACCATCTGGTTTCTGGCATTCGTTTTTACGCTTATCTCTATCATTGTTCCACCATCGCCTTGGCAAATTGTTCGGGGTCGAATTCTTCTATGTCGTCTTTACTCTCGCCAACGCCGATATAACGAACCGGAATCTTATATTTCTCGGAGATTGCGACAACCGCTCCGCCTTTAGAGGTGCCGTCAAGTTTGGCTAACACCAGCCCTGTTAAACTAACCGCCTCGTTAAAAAGCTCAACCTGTGAGAAGCTATTTTGCCCGATGGAGGCATCCAGCACAAGCCATATTTCATGAGGCGCGTCGGGCATAGCTTTGTTTATTACGCGCCTGATTTTCTTAAGTTCCTCCATCAAATTAACTCGCGTCTGAAGCCTTCCGGCAGTATCTATCAAAACATAATCGGCTTTCCTGGCGAGTCCTGCTTTAACTGCATCAAAAGCCACCGCCGCCGGGTCTGCCCCTTCATAGGATTTTATAATCTGAGCACCGGTATTTTCAGCCCAAATTCCAAGCTGTTCAACTGCCGCTGCCCTGAAAGTATCGGATGCTGCTAAGATAACTTTTTTATTGTCGTTTATCAAACTGCAGGCTAATTTGCCGATTGAGGTAGTTTTTCCGGTACCGTTAACACCGACAAACATAATAACGGATGGCTTGTTTTCATTGGCAGACTTTGTAGGAATTTCCAAGTTGACGCGCTGATAAATTTCTTCTCTTAATATGTCAATTGGGTCGCTGTTTTTACTTTTTCGCAGATTTTCGATAATAGCCGCTGAAGGTCCCGGCCCGATATCGGCGGCGATTAAGCTTTCTTCGAGTTCTTCCAAAAGCTCCTCGTCAATTTTTCTGCCAAACAGATTTCCTAATTTGCCGAAAATACCGTTTCGTGTTTTAGCTAAGCCTTTCTTAAACCTTTTGAACATGCTCTACCTTGCCGCCATTCAATTTAACCGAGACAATACTCGATACGCCGGGCTGTTCCATAGTAATGCCATACAATAAATCAGCCGCTTCCATAGTTTTCTTGTTGTGAGTAATCACAATGAATTGCGTATTGGAGGCAAACTTATGCAAAAGCCTTAAGAAACGGTTAACATTGGCATCATCTAAAGGGGCATCAATCTCATCCAGGATACAGAAGGGACTGGGTTTAACCATATAAATTGAAAACAGCAATGCAATCGCCGTTAAGGCCCTCTCCCCGCCCGAAAGCTGATTTACCGACACTAATTTCTTGCCTTCCGGCCGGGCGATTATTTCTATAGGCGTTTCAAGCAGGTTATTAGGATCAGTTAATCTAACATCAGCGGTACCACCCTCGAAAAGCTCCTGAAATACTTCCTTGAAGTTATCATGAATAAGTTCAAATGTTTCGGCAAATTTTTCCTCGGCAGTAGTATTTATGCGTTTGATAACATCAAGCAGCGAGGCTTTCGCATCCAATAAATCCTGATACTGTTTTTCCAGGAAATCAAAACGGTCTTTTTCGGTGTCGTATTCTTCATCAGCCAGCATATTCACAGGTCCCAATTTATCGACTACAGATTCCAGCCTCTCGATTTGGGAAGTTATTGCCTCCTCATTATAATCATCGCTTTTCTCGGCGGTAACATGAACACCGTATTCATGAAAGAAATTTTCTCTTGTATTTTTCAACCGGCCGTCCATATCAGTATGCTTTAATTCTGCCTGATGAATTCCCTCGCTGATGTTGTTTATTTTCACTCGCAGTTGTTTAAGCGATGTCTCAGCTTCAGACAGTTTTTCCACTAATTCGAGCTTCTGGTTATTTAAGCCGTCCTTATCCTCATTAATACTGTCTTTAGCCTCAAAAAGCTTGGCTATCTGCTCTTTTATGATTACTTGTTCCTCATCAAGTCTAAGCCATCTTTGCTTTTCATCATCAATCATTCTATTTTTAGCTGAGATTGTATTCTTCGCTTCTTCAATCAGTTCGACAAAACGATTGCTGTCTTCCTCAAGTTTGCGTATAAGTCCCGACAGTTCAACAGATTTTAATCTACTTTTGTTAAATTCGTCAACAGCACTGTCATAATCATTTTGAAGCGTCTGATGTATTTCGGACTTCTGCTGAATTTCGGCTGCGATTCCTTGTTTACGAGTGGTTTTATCGGTGATATTTTTTTCTATCTCAGCTTTCTGGTTGTTCAAACTTTCCAACTGCTTATCGGTTTCGGAGCTGTTGGCGGATAGTTTATCAAGCCAGCCTATGCTATCCTTAAACTCGAACTCCAACCGGGTTATATCGGAAATAATACTTTCGCGTTTTGTCAGAAGTGTTCTTTTATCTTTATTCAGGTTAGAGGCTTCCTCTTCCGTATCGGATAATGCCGATGATGATTCTTTTAGCTTTTGTCCCAACGATGATATATTTTGCTTAATAGATGCCAATTTATTTTCTAAAGATGAAAGCTCGTCTTTTCGGCCAATCAACGTTATGCTCGATTTGCCGCCCTCAATAATGCCGCGGCGATTGAAATAATTGCCCTCAAGATCAACTGCCTCATGTTTGCAATCGAATGGTATCTTCCCTGCCTCAAAAACAGCCATATTGGCAAACAAAACATTCACTACCCGACGAAGAGAATCATCGACCGTAACAAAGTCGGTGATATTACCAAGATAACCGTCAGCTTTTATATCAACGTTGTCTCCAACGGGTTCTGTAATTCCATCAAGAATTAAAAATCCAACACGTCCGCGGGCATTGGCTTTTAGATAATCGATACATCTTAAGGCATCATCCCGAGTCTGGCATATTGCAAGCTGGCTGTATTTACCCATCGCCGCTTCCACAGCTTGGTAGTATTGTTTTTCCACTGTAATCAGGTTAGCCAGCGTATCGATTACGCCGTCCGGTTTATGCATCCAGGCAAACAGCGATTTCACGCCGGAGCCGTATCCCTCATGTTCCAGCATCATCCGCGACAGCATTTCGATTTTGGCCTCGCCCGCTGATTTTTCCGCATTACCGGAGGCTATATCCTTTTTGATGTCCTCAATTTCGGCGGCTATCTCAAGATGCCGTCTCTGATTAATCTTTATTTTCTCATCAATCTCTTCAATTTCATTCTCATATTCTTTAAGTGTCTTTTTCTGCTGGTCGAGATTTTTTTGTGATGATTCTTTTTTATCTTCATACATCAGGCGGGACTGATCAATATCACGGGTGATTTCCTTCAATCGTTCGAATGAGCTATTCGCAGCATCAAGGCGAGCCTGGTCAGCGGCAATCTGATTTTCATATCGATGCAGTTCTTCCTTGACAGATTCCATATCATTTGAAGATATTTCGAGTTTTTCCCTGATGGAATCAACATGGTTTTCTTCATCGCTTAGATGGTTTTGCAATTGTGAGAGTTCGGTCGAACAATCTTTCCTTTGCACTTCGGCATTGTTTTTTTGCGTTTCAAAGGACTCGATGCGATTAGCAAGATTATCTATTTCGTTTTTCCATAATTCGACATTTTGCTTGCCCGACTTTAAACTCGATTCGATATTAGACAATTTGTTTTCGGTATGAATAGCTTTCTCGGAAAGGTCGGCAGCTATCGAGGCTTTAGCCGAAATCTGCTCATTCATATTTGAAATCTGCAGTTTGATTTCCTCGACAACTGCTTCTACTTTATCGGTCTCGGCGCTGAAGCCTGTTTTGTCTATTTGCAAACGGGAGATATTTTCATTATGGTTTTTTATTTCTTCTTCAAAATCATATATTTGCGCCGCTATGCGCGTAGTTTTGAGGCTTTGAAGTTCTTCTTTTATTTTTTTATAGCGTTTTGCTTTCGAGGCTTGACGTTTTAGCGAACGGACTTTTCGGGAAATTTCCGAGATAATATCGCTAAGACGGACAAGATCAATTTCGGTGTTCTCAAGCTTTTTTAAAGACTCTTTCTTGCGCTGTTTATATTTGCTAATACCGGCAGCCTCCTCAAACAGAAACCTGCGTTCATCGGCTTTATCGGACAGGACAGCATCAACCATGCTTTGCTGCAGGATGCTGTATGCATGAGTTCCCATTCCGGTATCGGAAAAGAGATTTACAATATCTTTTAAGCGGCAGCGTGATTTATTAATCAGGTATTCTGATTCACCCGATCTGTACAGCCTTCGAGTAATTACCAATTCGTCGTATTCAAGCGGTAAAACGCCGCGGTTGTTTTTTATAGTTAGGCTTACTTCGGCTAAATCAATCGATCGAAGCTGAGTAGTGCCATTAAAAAGGACTTCCTCGGTTTTTGAACCGCGCAGCATCGCCGACCGCTGTTCGCCTAATACCCAGCGCAATGAATCGAGGATATTAGTTTTACCGCACCCGTTAGGTCCGACTACTCCCATTATCCCCTCATCG
Protein-coding regions in this window:
- a CDS encoding carboxypeptidase regulatory-like domain-containing protein, with protein sequence MPKKYLVVMLASMVVLTLAAFSNTSHAQDTRDSVFLWYGNVDSSPLYTSIDDTLRFGISFACSSDVWVADCHFCIGALDQYIDSMLFQTHAVYFYPFTAWQVAEFTPVYHEAPEMPEGVSSQSFIGFATYNEPAPWLHFTFPHLVLTCAVTTADDVANIGDEVYAINDQGRNPFQGPSNAGDTNGGAGYQVFEYYSEVYFLGGGHVEGHITNFSGDPIEDATITDSETDKAAYSDDEGFYRIGLYPGVHDLTYSHPFAAEDTTVAGITIVENEDQTIDIIFHQLGSISGTVNDNDAQPVEGIVVQLINETYDTTDANGCYEFLGLQPDSYDIAFSHSDYRDTTITGVSVLYDQTTTADVVIHMLGAISGLIKDTHNQNINGAIVTFDGSVDTTGTNGAYSFDRIDAGTYNMTVTHDGFVDTTVAGIVINLDDAVELTVEMRRYGGIAGIAFDNITSIPIQGVIVVLNTGAVDTTDGAGFYGFNPLDNGTYEVTLSHDDYDDTTISDIEVVYDTITHVTVGMDPHLGIGDDKASIPEEYSLNQNYPNPFNANTNIKYGLPEDAYVTIAIYDLLGRHVETLVNTHLQAGYHQVTWNANKVTSGAYFYTINANDFSQKKTLMLVK
- a CDS encoding T9SS type A sorting domain-containing protein; protein product: MKKEIIRNWLLVTLFIGILFTNGYSDENSWSTNGPYGSSVKTIAIHPFDNQIIYIGTVENGIYKTTNGGESWNHLDNGNIFSCMRVIAIHPFAPDTIYIACTDGMFKSSDAGVSWTFLTPPRPHNEIRALMIHPVETNLLFAGFIDPWMSTDSGQNWFRIEGISYNSGIHALAVDPDDPDIIYLLVANSLEHGEGIWKSTDRGSTWINIHNNINSTGFGMDISIDPFNTNTIYLALDNTVLPSDSSCLWKSTNGGQHWFDIAPRPLSYPTITSVKVSHCDRNEIYAASFRDGVFKSTDGGNNWQSINNGLNFKQITTIEIDSSSGTIYIGTYYDGIYRSTNSGESWQKISNNICSLGIISLALDYHNSSSAYVAALNGFLKTTDSSQSWDYVNMGDIGHRWIYAVAYDKYLPENVYLSTGHTIWPPVDDCGIFRSTDYGETWNFLNNGLPGEIRYRTIRIAYFDGLYRRIFLCSTSGLFYSDDIGESWFRCENGLPAYSSFNSIEVSSADPNYIAVGDTYNRVFISSDKGNSWQQTSRLPITDGWYINDIEFHPDDPNNIFVAEGDVSIFETTDGGDSWVDISNDLPLDPDIPVVSGITINPLNPQNMFAASNHYGIFQSHNGGQNWESFNVGMDTTDGVGEIMFALGDTTTLFFASSMRSVWSITRTGTGIASNNSPLPARLSLSNYPNPFNSRTVIDYNIAYTGKATLTIYDMLGRKVETLVNCVMPPGSHQAVWQADNQPSGVYFYKLQTGDDKQTQKMLLLR
- a CDS encoding 23S rRNA (pseudouridine(1915)-N(3))-methyltransferase RlmH, translated to MTKIKLTIVGKMRDKFAKEWVEHYRKLASKYCDLEIKFIKEEKLAEGKNEKEVLRREGERIIDNVKVGDYLVILDRHGRKLKSKYFAKFVEEYCSRSDVTLHFVIGGAIGISEQIQKFADMRLSLSDMTFPRQLAVVMFTEQLYRVISIVKGMPYHK
- a CDS encoding YjbQ family protein, with translation MIEISVKTNARNQMVDITGDVRGNIPDGFSGMVYIYVPHTTAAVTINEGADPSVKSDILDYLKELIPQNDGFKHMEGNSDSHIKSSLIGNSVSVIADKGNLILGTWQAIFFCDFDGPRNRKVYIKFIER
- the ftsY gene encoding signal recognition particle-docking protein FtsY, whose amino-acid sequence is MFKRFKKGLAKTRNGIFGKLGNLFGRKIDEELLEELEESLIAADIGPGPSAAIIENLRKSKNSDPIDILREEIYQRVNLEIPTKSANENKPSVIMFVGVNGTGKTTSIGKLACSLINDNKKVILAASDTFRAAAVEQLGIWAENTGAQIIKSYEGADPAAVAFDAVKAGLARKADYVLIDTAGRLQTRVNLMEELKKIRRVINKAMPDAPHEIWLVLDASIGQNSFSQVELFNEAVSLTGLVLAKLDGTSKGGAVVAISEKYKIPVRYIGVGESKDDIEEFDPEQFAKAMVEQ
- the smc gene encoding chromosome segregation protein SMC, which produces MLLSKLELYGFKSFPNKTVLNFDEGIMGVVGPNGCGKTNILDSLRWVLGEQRSAMLRGSKTEEVLFNGTTQLRSIDLAEVSLTIKNNRGVLPLEYDELVITRRLYRSGESEYLINKSRCRLKDIVNLFSDTGMGTHAYSILQQSMVDAVLSDKADERRFLFEEAAGISKYKQRKKESLKKLENTEIDLVRLSDIISEISRKVRSLKRQASKAKRYKKIKEELQSLKTTRIAAQIYDFEEEIKNHNENISRLQIDKTGFSAETDKVEAVVEEIKLQISNMNEQISAKASIAADLSEKAIHTENKLSNIESSLKSGKQNVELWKNEIDNLANRIESFETQKNNAEVQRKDCSTELSQLQNHLSDEENHVDSIREKLEISSNDMESVKEELHRYENQIAADQARLDAANSSFERLKEITRDIDQSRLMYEDKKESSQKNLDQQKKTLKEYENEIEEIDEKIKINQRRHLEIAAEIEDIKKDIASGNAEKSAGEAKIEMLSRMMLEHEGYGSGVKSLFAWMHKPDGVIDTLANLITVEKQYYQAVEAAMGKYSQLAICQTRDDALRCIDYLKANARGRVGFLILDGITEPVGDNVDIKADGYLGNITDFVTVDDSLRRVVNVLFANMAVFEAGKIPFDCKHEAVDLEGNYFNRRGIIEGGKSSITLIGRKDELSSLENKLASIKQNISSLGQKLKESSSALSDTEEEASNLNKDKRTLLTKRESIISDITRLEFEFKDSIGWLDKLSANSSETDKQLESLNNQKAEIEKNITDKTTRKQGIAAEIQQKSEIHQTLQNDYDSAVDEFNKSRLKSVELSGLIRKLEEDSNRFVELIEEAKNTISAKNRMIDDEKQRWLRLDEEQVIIKEQIAKLFEAKDSINEDKDGLNNQKLELVEKLSEAETSLKQLRVKINNISEGIHQAELKHTDMDGRLKNTRENFFHEYGVHVTAEKSDDYNEEAITSQIERLESVVDKLGPVNMLADEEYDTEKDRFDFLEKQYQDLLDAKASLLDVIKRINTTAEEKFAETFELIHDNFKEVFQELFEGGTADVRLTDPNNLLETPIEIIARPEGKKLVSVNQLSGGERALTAIALLFSIYMVKPSPFCILDEIDAPLDDANVNRFLRLLHKFASNTQFIVITHNKKTMEAADLLYGITMEQPGVSSIVSVKLNGGKVEHVQKV